The sequence TAAGATCACTTGTGTTTTTTTCGTCAGTGCTCACATCGAGAGAAATATAAATCACATCTGCTTTTTTGAGATCTTCCAATTTACTGGTGAAAGTGATCCGATCAGCGCTTTTAGTTAATAGCTCCTCAAGACCAGGTTCAAATATGGGAAGTTGTTTTTTATTAAGTGCATCGACCAATGGGGCATCTTGATCATAGGCGATGACGTCAAACCCTTTTGAGGCAATGGCGATGCCTGAGTTGATTCCTAAATGGGATAATCCAGCAAAACCGATCACCATATGATTCCTATCTTTGTCATTTGCAGATCTATTTTGAGTAACACCTGAAAGTGGCCTTTGACAATAGTTTTGTATCTGCTTTCACTCTTGATTTCCGCCACTCACAGTGGAATACTTCCGAGCTAAATCAAAACAAAGGTTGGAACGCGTTATGACACCCTCAAAACCAATAGTCCCCTATACAGATTTAGGAAATCAAGCCGCCCCTCTAAAAGAGCAACTACTTAACGCCGTCGGCAAAGTAATTGATGGTGGCAATTTCATCTTAGGCCAAAATGTCACAGAGTTTGAAAGAGCTTTTGCGCGTTATTGCCAAACAGAATACGCCACAGGTTTAGCCAATGGTACTTGCGCACTTCATTTGGTACTGCGTGGCTTAGATTTCAAACAGGGCGATGAAGTTATTACAGCGCCAAATTCTTTTATCGCCTCAGCTTCATCCATTGATCTTGCAGGTCTACGTGTTGTTTTTTCTGATGTCCGTGAAGACATGAATATGGATCCAGAAAAAATTGAGGCAGCTATTACTCCCAAAACAAAAGCCATCATGCCCGTGCACTTAACGGGAAGACCCGCACCTATGAAAGAAATCATAGCTATTGCAAAAAAACATAAACTTTTTGTTTTAGAAGATGCCGCTCAAGCTTTGGGCGCGACATTAAACGGTCAACGTGTAGGAAGTTTTGGTGATGCGGCTTGTTTTAGTTTGCACCCACTCAAAAATCTTTTTGCCTTCGGTGATGCAGGCATGATGACAACTCCTCGTAAAGATATTTATGAAAAAATGCTGAAATCCCGCACCCACGGTTTGAAAAACAGAAACGACTGTGAATTTTTCAGCTTCAATTGCAGACTCGATGAATTGCAAGCCGCTATGCTCCTGGTGACCATGACAAAACTTGAAGAATGGACAAATAAACGTCGAGAACTGGCTTTTTATTACAATAAAAATTTAAAACCCTTTGTGGAAGTTCCTGAAGAAGGCCCTGGTGAGTTTTGTGTTTATCAAACCTATGTCATTAAAGCTGATCGTCGTGATGAGTTACTAAAATATTTAAACGAAAACGGTGTTGATGCAAAAGTTCATTATCCAACACCCATTCACATGCAAGAGGCCGCTCAGCATTTAGGTTATAAAGAAAATGATTTTCCAATGGCACTCAAACTTTCAAAAAGAATTATGAGTTTGCCGTTGTATCCGACACTCAAAGTACAACAACAAGATCTCTTGATCGATCTCGTAAGAAAGTTTTATGCACGTTAAGTATAATTATCTTGATAAACAATTTGGTGATTTTGAAGAATACCTCCCCGATTTACGCGAACTCGTAGCCTCAGGTGAATTTACTCTTGGGCCGTACGTTGATCGGTTTGAAAAAAAATTCGCAAAATACATTGGTGTAAAACACGTCATTGCTGTGAATAACGGAACTGACGCATTGATTTTATCGTTAAAAGCTGTGGGAGTAAAAGCTGGTGATGAAGTCATCACCGTGGCCAATACATTCTATGCTACAGCAGGCGCTATCGTCGCTGTGGGTGCACGACCTGTGTTTGTTGATTCAGATGATCGCCACTTAATTGACGTAAAAAAAATCGAAGCCGCAATCACTTCAAAAACAAAAGCCATATTACCTGTGCACTGGGCCGGCTGCCCTGCTGAGATGGATGCGGTTATGAAGATTGCAGATCAACATGGAATTCCAGTTATTGAAGATGCTTGCCCCGCCACAGGTGCAAAAATTGGAAATAAAATGTGTGGCAGCTTTGGCAAAGTAAACGCCTTTAGCATGCATCCACTAAAACCACTCAACGTCATGGGTGATGGTGGAATGATCGTCACCAACGATGATAAATGTAATGAATGGCTTAGAGTTTATCGCAATCACGGCATGGTCGATCGTGACCACATTGACATGTGGGGAATCAACGCCCGCCTTCAACCTTTTCAAGCGGTGATTGGTTATAAACTCCTCGATAAAATGGAATCCGTGATTGGGGAGCGCAATCGCGTGGCCCGTCAACTTGATAAGGGCTTAGCTGATCTGCCAGATTTTGTACGTGTGCCACGTCGCCCCGAAGGTATGCGTGAAGCTTATCAATTATATTTGGTGCGCGTAAAACGCCGTGATGAGTTACTTAAGTTTTTAATTGATAATAAAATTGAGGCCAAAGTTCATTACCCTTTACCACTTCATCTGCAAAAACCTGCTCGCGCGTTAGGTTATAAAGAAGGTGATTTTCCGGTAGCAGAACAAGAAGCAAAAGAGATTATCACATTGCCAGCACACCAATATATAACACCTGAACAAGGTGATTTTATCATTGAGCGCATTCACGCGTTTTATAAAAAATAATCAAAAGTTAAATTAAAATGGCCCCGACAGAGTGCCGGAGTGGGATTTATTTGTAGTGCTAATATGGTGAGAAAGGGTTGATTCACCAGAGAGCATTTGAGTTACTGCGTTTACAATATCTTTTGCCATTGGGTAATAATGAACATCAAGAGCGTAACTTGCCGGAACCGGGTGATTAGGCCATGTGATAGCCGAAGGTGCGTGCTTGAGTGCTTTGAATATTTTTTGAGTGACCTCGCTAATAATTGCAGAAGCTACTCCAAAGTGTGGCCAATCAGAATCGGCCACCAAGAGATGTCCTGTTTTCTCAACAGAAGTCATGATCGTATCAAAATCAATTGGCCGAACAGTGCGCAGATTTATAACCTCAACAGATTTACCCAGTGCTGCTAATTTCTCAGCAGCAATCATAGCCTCTTGAACCATGGGGCCAATTGCAATAATCGTTGCGTCTTTTCCTTCAAGCATCACGTGAGCTTTGCCTATGGGTATTTGATAAAGCCCACCTGGAACTTCACCCGTATCACTGTGAAGCCAGCGATGATCGATGTAAATCACGGGCTCATCATCTAAAATTGCAGAAACCATCAGCCCTTTAGCTTCAGCGGCATTTGCTGGAACAACCACTTTCACACCAGGTGTAGACGCAGCGAAACCATGAAGACTTTGTGTGTGCTGAGGCCCATTACCCCAGCCGCGCCCAACGATTCCACGAATAACACATGGAACTTTTTGCTGACCACCGAACATGTAATACCACTTTGCCATGTGATTACCGATTTGATCCCAGGTGAGTGGTAAGAAGTCCACACGGTGATGTATCAAAACAGGGCGTAATCCTAAAGTGGCGGCTCCGAAAGCAAAACCCGTGAGCATTTGTTCTGCCAGCGGCCCCTCAACAACGCGCTCAGGACCAAATTCTTTATACAAGCCGTTGAGAGTTCCAAAAACTGCTTTAGGGTCAATCAAACCTACTCCCACCAAAAACACTTCTGGGTGGGCTCTCATTGTTTGAGCATAGGCATCTTGAATGGCTTCGGTAAATTTCATTACGGACATGAATAACCCTCAGGAATCATAGATGTCGGAAAGGGTGCTTGCCGGGCGAAAACAAAAGCAGCGTCAATTTCATCTTGATGTTTTTTTCGTAAGCGCTCTTTCGCATCACTTGAAACAATCGTTTCTAAAAAAGCAATGGGGTCTTTTAATTTCCAATCATCTACTTCTTTTTGTGTTCGGTAGCCAACGGAGACATCGTAGTTAGGGCCGCAATGTTCTAAAATGCGATATGTTTTGCACTCAATAAATGAAGGGCCTTCACCAGCGCGAGCTCGCGCAACAGCTGCGTTCATCGCCTTGTAAACTTCAAGGGCATTGTTTCCATCAACTTGTACTGAGTTTACACCGAATCCAGCTCCGCGTTTATAAATTGGGACATCGGGTTGTCGTTCGTTGATCCAGGTGTTTGTTGCGAGACCATTATTCTCACAAATAAAAATTACAGGTAATTTTCTTACAGCTGCAAACATCAATGATTCTTGAAACAAACCTTCTTCAGAAGCCCCATCGCCAAAAGCTGCGATGGCAACATGATTTTGTTTTTTATACTTAATCGTAAAGGCCGCACCAACAGCATGGGGTATGGCTGCTCCGACGATGGCAGTCGTTCCTTGAAATCCAACTTTGAGATCGATGAGATGCATGGAGCCGCCAAAACCACGACTGCAGCCTGTGGCTTTTCCGAAAAACTCGCTGACCATTTCATCGAGATTTCCACCTTTGGCTAAATACCAACCATGTGAACGATAATAAGCGTAGGCAATGTCGTCTTTGGTGAGATTAGCGCAAACCCCAGCGGCGATGGCTTCTTGCCCTGTGCATAAATGAATGGGAGTTTTCATCTCCGCTTTGGGATATTCACGAGCAAGGGCATCCTCGAGCATGCGAATTCTTAGAGCTAAAGAATAAACCTTTTCGATAACTTGATGATCTAATTGAGACGCGTTTTGTGTTGCCATAGATGGAAGTAACATAAAATGGACCACCACATTATGGCAACAGAAAACCCCTAGCTTCTTGTTGCAATGGAGCTTTAGGCCACTATATTGTTTACCTTACTGATTCAATATAAGGTGACCACCATGGCTGAAGTAAATCTTTTAGATAAATACCCCAAAATCAAACGTAATTTAGATGAGAGAGCCGCTTCTACCGACGATGACAGGCAAATCGCAAAACAGTTCGGAAAAGAATACTTCGATGGCACTAGAAGTACGGGCTACGGTGGTTATCGTTATGATGGTCGCTGGAAACCTGTAGTCGCGCACTTTATCGAACATTACGGACTGACAAATAAAAGTCGCATCTTAGATATTGGATGCGCAAAAGGCTTTATGCTCCACGATTTTAAGGAAGCCTTACCCGACGCCACTGTAGCGGGTATTGATATTTCAACTTATGCCATTGAAAATTCGCTGCCGTCAGTAAAGCCCTTTGTCAAAATCGGCAATGCCATAAAGCTACCCTACCCTGATAAATCCTTTGATCTCGTCATAGCAATAAACACACTTCATAATTTAAAAGGCGAAGAGCTTAACGTGGCATTGCGAGAGATGGAACGCGTGAGTGCTAAAGATAAATACACCATCAATGACGCTTATCTTAATGACGAAGAAAGAGCTGCTCTGATGAAATGGAATCTCACCGCCGTAACTATCTTACATCGCAGAGAGTGGGAAAAACTCTTCAGCCAAGTTGGGTACAGTGGTGATTATTATTGGTTTACCCCTTAACTTTTAAACTTGCTGAGTTTGGTAAGTGTCGCGTTAATCCATTCATCATTTTGAATATTGCTTGTTCCCGTTTTACACAAGATTTTGAAATGATCATATTCAAGTGCCCATGTGGGATCAGATTGGGTCAGAGTTTGTACTTCTTCCGGAGGTCTCCCACTGGGTAAAACACGTTTACGAACGGTGAATGTGCTTGGCCCCCATTTACACAGACATTCAATATGAGCGGAGCCATTTTCAGCATACACATCGGCATGAAAAGTATTGCGCCAAGATAAGAGCGTTGCTTCAAAAAACAAGGAGGGGCTGGAGTCTCGAGTTCCAAAGTGAACGTGATCGTATGATTTGTTCTCAAAACAATCAAAGCTGAGGGGCTTGAATTCGCGATTTCTCAAATCTCCAAATAAAAAATTCGCAGTATCTAAAAGATGTGAGCCTAGATCAGGAAGAACGCCATCGCCCTTATCGCGCCAAACAGAATTGCGCACATCGCGAGCCGTACCATTGCCATAAAAAAACTTTGCCATATGAATTTTGCCCAAAATGCCTGACTCAATACACTTTTTTAGATTAATAAAATGTGGCTCAAATCGATGATTGTAAGCCGTATATGCTGTGGTTTTATTTTTTTCGGCAAGCTGCTGAAGTTCGACAAGTTGATTTTGATTTTCAGTCAATAATGGTTTTTCAACCAATACGTGTTTCTTATTTGAGAGGAGATAATGAAGCAATTCAAATTTTGGTTGATCAGGAGTACAAACCAAAGCCGCATCATATTTATCAAGAGGCACTTCTTTAATATTTTTGTAATCAGCATTTGGGTTTACTGGATCAACAACTCCAATGACATCTTTTCCTGCGATTGCCCGACGCTTATGCCCTTGGATACCAAGGCCAACGACAATGACCCTCATGAATATTGAGCTCGTTTTTCGTTGATATCGAGAATCTTCATGACTTCTTCAGGGGGCACGGGGTTGTTACCCTCATGTTCGCAAGCGACTGCGGCAGCCATAGAACCTAAAATAGACGCGATAACTTCAGACTTTGTCGCAATAAGTGCAAGTGTGGCGTAAGAGACAAGTGCGTCACCCGCCCCGACTGGATCCACAAGTCTTTCCACAAAAGTATCGATGGTGAAAAATGCCCGAGGATCGTTATCATCATTGCGAGGGCGATACGTGATGATCCCCCGCTCTCCTAATTTTAAAATCAGGTATTTGCACTCTGCGGCTTTGTAAAGATCAAGAGCTAAAGGGCGAATAACCGAGTCTTGATCACCTAAGGCAAAACGCGCTTCCCGTTCGTTAGGTGTGATAAGATCAAATCCTCTGAACTCTAAGATATTTCCCCAACGACTGGCCACTTGGCTATCTGCCACGCGCATCGTATTTTTAGGAATGGAATCAATCAATGCAGGAATCGTTCGGCGGCTGAAAATTCCATGTCTAAAATCACTAAAAACAACAGCATCAGATTTTGTATCACTAATGGAATTTTTAAATTCAGAAAGTACTTTGTCTGAAATCGGACGGTTATCCAGCTTATCAACTTTTAATAAATGATAACCTTTTGCAATAAACGCATTTTTTTGTGTGGTGGGACGTGTTTTATCGACGAGCGCATTGCATTCAATGCCTTCAACTTTAAGGTCATTTAAAACGAAATCCTTTAAAGGATCTTCACCTAATACAGTGGTGAGTTTTACTTTTGCGCCCGTTTTTCTCATGTGTTTTGCAACGACGGCAGCACCCCCTACAAAATCCACTTGATCTTCGTACTTCACACTAAAAGTTGGAGTTTTTGTACCGCTGCCAATCATGGAGCAATGGGTGTAAGAATCCACGATTGTGTCACCAACAACATGAAGGGAGATGTCTTTAAAAGCAGAAAGAGTTTTTCGAAGATCATCGAAAGTAATGTTCTCTGATTTCATCAAAGTAACAAGTTTATCAATTGAAATTTTTGGCGGTGTATTTTCGATAATGGCCGATGAAGAGTAGACCACATCACCTGGTGTGAAGATAATCTCTCCGCCGTAGCTTTCAAGAACATCTATTTCTTCTTTAGTTTTGGGGGGAATATTAGTCGTATTACTGTAATCATAACCTTTGGCGAAATAATCAGGTTGTAAAAACTTGAGATTCTCTAGCGGTGTTGAACGCTCGTCAATAATGACATAATCAACTACTTCGAGAGCCGCTAAGTTCATGGCGCGCAATTGTTCAGGCACAAAGGGTCGCAGCTGACCTTTGTTGATAAAAATATCACTGGTGAGACTTGCAATCAGAACATGGGCTTTTTCTTTAGCGTAGATAAGATGACGAATATGGCCTGGATGAACAATGTCAAATGTGCCGTGGCACATGATCACAGATTTTTTGCGAGGGCGAGGGCCAATGATTTCGCGCAATTCTTCTCTGGTTTTAATTTTGCGCTTAAAGTCCTCGGGTTTAGTTTTTTTCGCCATGCAATAAGTCTCCTAATTGGGCAATACAACCTGTTTCACTAGTCTTATAACGACCTCAATATAAATGTAAATTTATACCTTGCGCAATGGGGAAACCATTGAAAAAGCCTCAGTCACCACTAAAATCCTTAATGGGCTTGCTTAGAGGGGATTTACGACTTGACTCCGCAGCACTGCGCTATTAAAATTAAGCTCATTAAAAAAATAAATTCGAGGCGGCATGCAAACAGACAAATTGGTTACCGAAAACCGAGAAACAAAAGACAGTAAAATATTCAAACGCGGTGATGAGATACTCAATCGTATCTTTCCAAAAAGGGAAATCAAAAAAACACTCCTCATTACCCCACCAGACGCAAGCAAAGAACTCTTTCGTATGGAAACCGCAAGAAGGCTGCGTTACACAAATTACCCTCCTTACGGATTAGCTGTCTTAGCAACCCAACTTGAAAAAGTGGGTGTAACCGTCGAAATACTTAACCTCAATCATACCGTGATCAAAGCCGCCACTGAAACTAATGATCCAGAAAAATTTGATTTTGACGCTGTCTGGAAAGAAGCACTCGTTAAAAAACTCAAAGAATTTAATCCAGATATGGTTGGTATCACATGCATGTTCACTATGACTCACACCTCTCTAAAGCGAGTTTGTGAACTCATAAGCACCCATAAAGTGCCAATTGGTATTGGCGGTGTTCATGTGAGTAATGATGTTGAGCGTGTACTCAAAGATATTTCCTCTGCTGATATTGCGTTTCTTAAAGAAGGCGACAACAGCCTTAAGAATTTTATTCAAGTGGTGAATAAAAAATCACCGGTCAATATTCTCGGCCAAACAATACTTCGCGAGGGCGATGAGTATGTTCGTTTTTTAAACGATCTTCGTCCTAATTCAGAAGATCTTAATGTTTTGCCTAGCCATGACCTCATCACAGATCTTTCCAATTATTCAAATCATGGCACCGTCGGTGCTTTTTATTGGCTCAGACCCAAGGGAACAAAATTTGCCACAGCACTTTCTAATCGCGGCTGTCGCGCTCGTTGCACTTTTTGTAGCGTGAGAAACTTCAATGGTACCGGTGTTAGACTAAGATCAGCCCGCGTTGTTGTTGATGAACTTGAGCATTTACGTGATGTTCACGGCATCACTCACGTTATGTGGCTCGATGACGACTTGTTGAATGACAAAGAATCCGCAATGGAACTCTTTAATGAAATGGTGAGACGTAAACTCAATATGACTTGGGACGCCACCAATGGCCTCATTGCATTTTCGTGCACTGAAGAGATGATTTCCGCAGCAGAAGCTTCAGGTTGTGTGGCTGTAAATATCGGAATGGAATCGGGCAATGCAAAAATACTTCATGAAGTTAGAAAACCAGGTAAAGTAGAAACCTTTCTTAAAGCCGCAGAAGTTCTTCGAAGACATCCAAAAATTTACGCCAGTGTTTTATTGATGGTTGGTTTCCCAGGTGAAACTTTAAATATGGTTTTTGACACCATTAAAGTAGCTAAAGAAATGGATTTAGATTGGTACAGAATCAGCCCACTTCAGCCACTTCCAAATACCCCCATATACGATTCCATGGTAGCTCAAGGATTATTACAAGATATGGATACTGCAAAAACAGTATTCCAAGGTGGTGCATACGGTCGTCAAATTGCAATTGAAGCAGGCATAAGTCTTTCAACTCCGAATTTCGAAGAGGCTTTTAAAGAAATCAAACCCGATCAAATTCCCAACAGTGAACAAATCACGGATATTTGGTTTTATATGAACTACCATCTTAATTTTCACAGACTTTTTCATGAAGATCGCCCTATAAAAATTAAACAACAAATGGCCAATCTTCAAAACTTGACTGATGTTATTGCACCTGAAAATGGATTTGCTTTATACTTCCTTGCGGTTCTTCAACAGCGCACCCAAGGTTTTATCGAAGCAGGGCTTGAAGAACGTTTGCAACGAAGACTCAATACATCAGATTACTGGCGTGATCGTCTCAATGCGTTTGGATTAAGTACTAATGATTTCAACTCGCCAACTTTTGGAAGAGCAAGCAATCCTGTATCTGGGTTATGAATCAAACAGAGACACACAAAGTAAATGATAACAGTCAAGAGTTGACGCGCACTGAATTTTGGAATGCGCTCAATCAAAATTCAAAAATCAAACCGGATATTTTTGACTGTCAATTTACCAAGAGTTATTTAGCTGCTCCTGAAAATTACGAAGCCATTAAAAAATCTGTATTTGAAATCATTCTAGGTTCATTACCAAAAAGTGAAATTCACTCAGTGAAGACTCCAAATGATTATGAACGCATCATTGAACAGATCAATGGTACAAAATCACTGGCTATCAAAAAAAACTGGGACCTCTTTGTAAAACTTGAAAAATCAGTGATCGATGAACTTGATCGCTTGGGTTTAACTTCCTTGATAAAGGGAATTGAATTCCCAATTAATGTTCGTGTCGCACACGGCAGAGCACCAGAGGAATACAAAGAGACCGATTATGCCACTGATCATCTTCATAGTGATTTATGGGCTGGGGAACCTGACGATATTATAAATTGTCTGATGTACATCGATGGCGATCTCAAATCGACGTATATGGAACTTTATAACCCCTTAGAATCTAAAGTTGCAGCCATAGCCTCTTTTAACGGACCTTACCGCGCATTTGATGCAAAAATGGAAGGTATTGAAAAGGTCAATTACGTAGCTCAAGAAGGGCAATTCATTTTATTCGATGGCGTGTGTCCACACCAGACTATCAGAAAAGGTGGAGGAGCTCGCATCAGCATTGATTTTCGAATCAGACGTGTTGACCCCTACAAAAATACTGAAGATAAGCCTTACAGAAGTGGGATGTGGGGGAAATATTGGTATCTTGATTCAAAAAGCGAAACATTCCAACAGCGCTGCGAAAACGAATTAATAAAACTGCATGAAAGTAGACTAGAAGTTATTCCAAAGAGAACAGCTTGGATCACCAAAATGAACAATCTTTCAAAAGCCACTGCCCCCTAACAAACTAGATTGTCGGTTTGTTAGAAAGACCTAGATCATGATAAAAATCTTGTTTGCGTTGGAAAATCAGAGATAATTCTGAAGGTGCGCTAAAAAAAGCAGTGTCCCCAGTAGTTTTTGATATCTCACAATATAAATATTTGGCTTGAAGATGTCGCAAATAGGGTTTGATGGTGAGACTTGTTTTAAAGCATTCAGCGGCCTTTTGATATCGATGTGCACCAAAATAAATATTCCCGATAAAATCTGAATGAAGAAAAGCACCAGGTCGAAGACTCAGTGATTTTGTGAGCATTTTATCCGCGAAGTCATCAAGACGCGCATCTTGCAAAAGTTTTCCTGCCCTAGCCATGGTGTAATAATCTATGGGGCTCTTTGTGATGGCATCATTGATAAAACCAAGAGCCTCATCTTTTCGTGAGACTTCAAGCAACAGGTTGCCGTAAGTCAGCAATGCCTGATAGTTGTCGGATTTAGGTGCGCACAATTCTATAAACTCGTTAATTAAAGTTTTTCTAAATTCATCAGCATCCGGCTTTGAAGATGATGTTCTGGCAATGCTTAAAAGTAAAGCGGCACATGAATCAGGTGAAATCGTAAAAAGTTTTTTGCAAAGACTTACTACGAGATCAAACTCACCTGCTCGAACCGCAGTTTTTGCCAATGAATTACAGCGTGTTAAATCTGCATCGCAGTTTTTCTCAAGATCTTGAAATATCTTTTTTGCATTCAAAGAATTTCCAATGAGAGCTGTGATTTCAGCGCGTTTAAGCTTAAGAAAATAATCTTCATTGCTCGCATTTTCTGTTTTGCTTAAAACCACTTCTGTTTCTTTGGCAAAATTAAATCGAGATAATAAATAAGCAAATCGTGTCAACCAAGTGGGGCTTGATGAGTCTTTCATACACTTCATCAAAAGATCACGCCCAGATTCTTTGTTGTGTAGAACCATTTGAATGGCCGAAATATAGGCCGTCCAGTATTCAGACTCATGCAAGTTACTTAAATGCAAAGTGTGCTTTTCACAAATCGATTGTAATTGCTGAGTAATTTTATCGGCTGAAAAATTCTGCTCATTCTCTGCTTTCAATTTCATCAGCTGGAGCATTTCATTTTGAACATGCCAAACAGCCTCAACATTGCGTTGGGTGAAACTCTTCTCACTCAGAGACTTAGCTTTTGTCTGACCATATATTTCAACAAATGGCTTTGTTGTGAAAAAAATGGATTTGTTTAAATTTTCAATAAACTCAAGTGGTACCGAAAGGCCATGTTTTACAAGGATCCCCTGAATCTGATTAAAGGCTTGGTCTGGTGAAAATCGTCGAGGTAAACCACTCAGTTCATTCACAAGCTCAGGTGAATTTGAAATAAATCCTGAAAGAAAACCATTCCACAATACGCGAAGAACAAGACGGCGCGTTTCAGGATTCTCTTTTTCACGAGTTCTAAAAAAAATAAATCTAGCTTGTTCAGATTCAGAGCAACTCTCAATCTGGTAGGCAATTTCAG is a genomic window of Oligoflexia bacterium containing:
- a CDS encoding putative sugar O-methyltransferase encodes the protein MTNLRDLHQEIVGHYKNCNTSNSNLSDTWAQTLKHWETNFSFTPMLEMLSPESKVNTWVDDNHYLIDRTVLDASDPIVKKLLSYGESDFGSPRKDIKLFGQVYSSGFIHHVLYAAKIITAIEAKNISEPTVMEIGGGLGGVVTLLRNYFNDKITLYIVDIPETLSFQEWSLRANFPAAKTSHKAGEDNVEFFKGGINFINAYVLESQPFKFDVAINIDSMQEMDRDIVAGYIRYIEKNISDDGFFYFENHFGHTSSPLIEPTECTLDGFWTINSAEIAYQIESCSESEQARFIFFRTREKENPETRRLVLRVLWNGFLSGFISNSPELVNELSGLPRRFSPDQAFNQIQGILVKHGLSVPLEFIENLNKSIFFTTKPFVEIYGQTKAKSLSEKSFTQRNVEAVWHVQNEMLQLMKLKAENEQNFSADKITQQLQSICEKHTLHLSNLHESEYWTAYISAIQMVLHNKESGRDLLMKCMKDSSSPTWLTRFAYLLSRFNFAKETEVVLSKTENASNEDYFLKLKRAEITALIGNSLNAKKIFQDLEKNCDADLTRCNSLAKTAVRAGEFDLVVSLCKKLFTISPDSCAALLLSIARTSSSKPDADEFRKTLINEFIELCAPKSDNYQALLTYGNLLLEVSRKDEALGFINDAITKSPIDYYTMARAGKLLQDARLDDFADKMLTKSLSLRPGAFLHSDFIGNIYFGAHRYQKAAECFKTSLTIKPYLRHLQAKYLYCEISKTTGDTAFFSAPSELSLIFQRKQDFYHDLGLSNKPTI